In the genome of Dickeya fangzhongdai, one region contains:
- the yciH gene encoding stress response translation initiation inhibitor YciH, translated as MRDDNSRLVYSTATGRIDEPAAKAARPKGDGIVRIQRQTSGRKGKGVCLITGIDLDDAALETLAAELKKKCGCGGALKDGVIEIQGDKRDQLKLLLEAKGMKVKLAGG; from the coding sequence ATGCGTGACGACAACAGCCGTCTGGTGTATTCCACCGCAACCGGGCGTATTGATGAGCCCGCAGCAAAAGCGGCCCGTCCGAAAGGGGACGGTATTGTTCGGATTCAGCGTCAGACCAGCGGACGCAAGGGTAAGGGCGTGTGCCTGATTACCGGTATCGATCTGGATGACGCGGCGCTGGAAACGTTGGCGGCGGAATTGAAAAAGAAGTGTGGCTGCGGCGGCGCGCTGAAGGATGGCGTGATCGAAATCCAGGGCGACAAGCGCGATCAACTCAAACTGCTGCTAGAAGCCAAAGGCATGAAGGTCAAGCTGGCCGGGGGTTAA
- the pyrF gene encoding orotidine-5'-phosphate decarboxylase — protein sequence MLNDGIIPVNGSNTSSNTTVTGSPIIVALDYADQRAAYDFVDRIDPKDCRLKVGKEMFTLFGPQLVKDLQQRGFEVFLDLKFHDIPNTTARAVAAAAELGVWMVNVHASGGARMMTAAREALTPFGSDAPLLIAVTVLTSMDDADLQGLGITLSPAEQAEKLARLTQQCGLDGVVCSAHEAVRLKQACGADFRLVTPGIRPAGSDAGDQRRIMTPQQAQQAGVDYMVIGRPITQSAEPAQTLKTILASLGGQ from the coding sequence ATGCTTAACGACGGGATCATACCAGTGAACGGCTCAAACACCTCTTCGAATACCACGGTTACAGGTTCTCCGATTATTGTTGCGCTGGATTATGCCGATCAGCGTGCGGCCTATGACTTTGTCGATCGCATCGACCCGAAAGACTGCCGGTTGAAGGTCGGCAAAGAGATGTTCACGCTGTTTGGGCCGCAGTTGGTCAAGGACCTGCAACAACGCGGCTTTGAGGTGTTTCTCGATCTCAAGTTTCACGATATTCCCAATACCACGGCCAGAGCCGTAGCCGCCGCTGCGGAGCTGGGAGTGTGGATGGTCAATGTGCACGCCAGCGGCGGCGCACGTATGATGACGGCGGCGCGTGAAGCGCTGACGCCGTTTGGCAGCGATGCGCCGCTGCTGATTGCGGTGACGGTGCTGACCAGCATGGATGACGCGGATCTGCAGGGGCTGGGGATTACCCTGTCACCCGCGGAGCAGGCGGAGAAACTGGCGCGGCTGACGCAACAATGCGGTCTGGATGGCGTGGTGTGTTCCGCCCATGAGGCCGTGCGGTTGAAGCAGGCCTGCGGCGCGGATTTCCGACTGGTGACGCCGGGGATTCGCCCGGCGGGCAGCGATGCGGGCGATCAGCGCCGCATTATGACGCCGCAGCAGGCGCAGCAGGCCGGGGTGGATTACATGGTGATTGGTCGTCCGATTACGCAGTCTGCCGAGCCAGCCCAGACGCTGAAAACTATTCTGGCTTCGCTGGGAGGCCAATAA
- the lapB gene encoding lipopolysaccharide assembly protein LapB, whose translation MLELLFLLLPVAAAYGWYMGRRSAQQDKQDETNRLSREYVTGVNFLLSNQQDKAVELFLDMLKDDSNTFEAHLTLGNLFRSRGEVDRAIRIHQALTESASLSFEQRLLAVQQLGRDYMVAGLYDRAEEIFKQLVDEEDFRVSALQQLLQIHQSTSDWPNAIDTAEKLVKLGKTQLRSEIAHFYCEQSLQAMGSDDLDKAMAMLKKASAADNQCARVSIMLGRIYMAQQNYAQAVAVLQQVLEQDTELVSETLPMLQECYRHLQQPENWAAFLRRCVEEKSGSTADLMMADVLEQYESSESAQTYVTRQLQRHPTMRVFHRLIDYHQREAEDGRAKESLLVLRNMVGEQIQSKPRYRCHKCGFTSQSLYWHCPSCRTWASVKPIRGLDGE comes from the coding sequence ATGCTAGAACTGCTGTTTCTGTTGCTGCCGGTTGCCGCCGCCTATGGCTGGTATATGGGGCGCAGGAGTGCACAGCAGGACAAACAGGACGAAACCAACCGCCTGTCGCGCGAATACGTCACCGGGGTTAACTTTCTGTTGTCCAACCAGCAGGATAAGGCCGTCGAGCTGTTCCTCGACATGCTCAAGGATGACAGCAACACCTTCGAAGCTCACCTGACCCTCGGCAATCTGTTCCGCTCGCGCGGCGAGGTGGATCGCGCCATCCGCATTCATCAGGCGCTGACCGAAAGCGCTTCCCTCAGTTTTGAACAGCGACTGCTGGCGGTGCAGCAACTGGGGCGCGATTACATGGTTGCCGGGCTGTACGACCGCGCCGAAGAAATCTTCAAACAACTGGTAGACGAAGAAGACTTTCGCGTCAGTGCGTTACAGCAACTGCTGCAGATTCACCAGTCCACCAGCGACTGGCCGAACGCCATCGATACCGCCGAAAAACTGGTCAAACTGGGCAAAACGCAGTTGCGCAGCGAAATCGCCCATTTCTATTGCGAGCAGTCGCTACAGGCGATGGGCAGCGATGATCTCGACAAGGCGATGGCGATGCTGAAAAAGGCCTCCGCTGCGGATAACCAGTGCGCCCGCGTGTCTATCATGCTGGGGCGTATCTATATGGCGCAGCAAAATTATGCCCAGGCTGTCGCCGTGCTGCAGCAGGTTCTGGAGCAGGATACGGAGTTGGTCAGTGAAACGCTGCCAATGCTGCAGGAGTGCTATCGTCACTTACAGCAGCCGGAAAACTGGGCGGCGTTTCTGCGTCGCTGCGTTGAAGAGAAAAGCGGTTCCACCGCGGACCTGATGATGGCTGATGTGCTCGAACAGTACGAAAGTAGCGAATCGGCCCAGACTTACGTCACCCGCCAGTTGCAGCGTCATCCCACCATGCGGGTGTTCCATCGGTTGATCGATTACCACCAGCGTGAAGCGGAAGATGGCCGCGCTAAGGAAAGCCTGCTGGTGCTGCGCAACATGGTTGGCGAGCAGATTCAGTCCAAACCGCGCTATCGCTGTCACAAATGCGGCTTCACGTCGCAGTCGCTCTACTGGCATTGCCCTTCCTGTCGCACCTGGGCCAGCGTGAAACCTATCCGGGGGCTGGACGGGGAATAG
- a CDS encoding LapA family protein, giving the protein MKYMLIFFLVLAVFIVSITLGAHNDQVITFNYLLAQGEYRLSTLLATLFAAGFALGWVICGLFYLRLRIALGREQRKIKRLEQQLPAPENASSAPSAESATH; this is encoded by the coding sequence GTGAAATATATGCTGATTTTTTTTCTGGTGCTGGCGGTATTCATCGTATCGATCACGCTGGGAGCGCATAACGATCAGGTTATTACCTTCAACTATCTGCTGGCGCAGGGGGAATACCGGTTGTCGACGTTGCTGGCGACGCTATTTGCCGCCGGTTTTGCGCTCGGCTGGGTGATCTGCGGCCTGTTTTATCTGCGTCTGCGCATTGCGCTGGGGCGCGAACAACGTAAAATCAAACGTCTTGAGCAGCAACTGCCTGCCCCGGAGAACGCCAGCAGCGCCCCCTCCGCTGAGTCAGCTACCCACTAA
- the pgpB gene encoding phosphatidylglycerophosphatase B, whose translation MHDLVSRILIGTISLMVLPVLVWTTGWQWQPTVSGWWLKPLFWMTETVSAPWGILTSVVLSAWFLWLLRVRIRPALVLVAILLACVALGQGVKSVMKNWTQEARPFVVWLEQAHQVDDRYFYSLPASARASLLEQQLQQESQLPPWQRQHWQEQADYSFPSGHAMFAATWALLAVGLLWTRRHYVTVLLTILWANSVIGSRLALGMHWPQDLATATLISAGLAVVAVWLAQRWCGPLFAAAVPQAATYHKPARPDA comes from the coding sequence ATGCACGACCTGGTCAGCCGCATTCTGATTGGCACAATATCATTGATGGTGTTGCCCGTGTTGGTCTGGACGACGGGATGGCAGTGGCAGCCGACCGTGTCGGGGTGGTGGCTTAAGCCCTTGTTCTGGATGACGGAAACCGTGTCGGCGCCCTGGGGAATACTGACCAGCGTGGTGTTGTCGGCCTGGTTTTTATGGTTGCTGCGGGTGCGTATTCGCCCGGCGTTGGTGTTGGTAGCGATACTGCTCGCCTGCGTGGCGCTGGGGCAGGGCGTTAAATCGGTCATGAAAAACTGGACGCAGGAAGCCCGGCCGTTCGTAGTCTGGCTGGAACAGGCGCACCAGGTGGATGACCGCTATTTTTATTCACTGCCGGCCAGCGCGCGCGCCAGCCTGTTGGAACAGCAACTGCAGCAGGAATCACAACTGCCGCCGTGGCAGCGTCAGCATTGGCAGGAACAGGCTGATTATTCTTTCCCGTCCGGTCATGCCATGTTTGCCGCCACCTGGGCGTTGCTGGCGGTAGGATTGCTGTGGACCCGACGTCATTATGTGACGGTATTGTTAACTATCTTGTGGGCGAACAGTGTTATCGGCAGCCGACTGGCGCTGGGGATGCACTGGCCGCAGGATTTGGCGACCGCCACCCTGATTAGCGCCGGGTTGGCGGTGGTTGCCGTGTGGCTGGCGCAGCGTTGGTGTGGTCCGTTGTTCGCCGCCGCTGTGCCGCAGGCCGCAACCTATCACAAGCCTGCACGCCCGGACGCCTGA
- the ribA gene encoding GTP cyclohydrolase II yields MQLKRVAEAKLPTPWGDFLMVGFEETATGRDHLALVYGDISSPEPVLARVHSECLTGDALFSLRCDCGFQLEAALNHIAEEGRGVLLYHRQEGRNIGLLNKIRAYALQDQGADTVEANHQLGFAADERDFTLCADMFKLLNVEAVRLLTNNPKKVAILSEAGINIVERVPLIVGRNPKNEHYLATKAAKMGHLLDTE; encoded by the coding sequence ATGCAGCTAAAACGGGTGGCGGAAGCCAAACTACCCACCCCGTGGGGCGATTTCCTGATGGTAGGATTCGAGGAAACGGCGACCGGGCGCGATCACCTGGCGTTGGTTTATGGCGATATTTCCAGTCCCGAACCAGTACTGGCCAGAGTACACTCTGAATGTTTGACCGGTGATGCACTGTTTAGCCTGCGTTGTGATTGCGGTTTTCAACTGGAAGCTGCCCTGAATCACATTGCCGAAGAAGGACGCGGCGTACTGCTGTATCACCGTCAGGAAGGGCGCAACATCGGGCTGTTGAACAAGATCCGGGCTTATGCCTTGCAGGATCAGGGCGCCGACACGGTGGAAGCCAACCATCAACTGGGCTTTGCCGCTGACGAGCGTGACTTCACGCTGTGCGCCGACATGTTCAAACTGTTGAACGTGGAAGCGGTACGTCTGCTCACCAACAACCCGAAAAAGGTGGCGATCCTGAGCGAAGCGGGCATCAACATCGTGGAACGCGTGCCGCTGATTGTCGGCCGCAACCCGAAAAACGAGCATTATCTGGCGACCAAAGCGGCCAAGATGGGCCACCTGCTGGACACCGAATAA
- a CDS encoding ABC transporter substrate-binding protein, giving the protein MTIDKGWLASILGVLSLTAVSVQAAVVPAGVQLADKQELVRANGSEPASLDPHKVESDVEGNLIHDFFEKLVSVRDDGSVMPGLADRWENKDNQVWTFHLRPGLKWSDGSPITADDVVFSWQRLVDPKTLSPYQTYVSSMHVLNAADIIDGKKSPQELGIKALDKQTVQVTLDQPLSYFLPMVDHYVMITVPKAAIEKFGDKWTQTANFVGSGPFIPSEWVVNERITAKRNPNYWDNAHTVLNKVTYLVIVSNTAEVNRYKAGEVDATYTMPNQLFKSLKEELPNEVKVTPYLSTYLYRFNTQKPPFNDARVRRALDLALDKSVIADKVLGQGQVPAYNYVPRGMAGYTSNQPEWAAWTQQQRNAEAKKLLKEAGYDDSHPLKFQLLYNTSESHQKIAIAAASMWKQNLGAEATLLNQEWKTLLDTSRTGNFEVVRSSWGADYNEPTTYFDTLRTNDSNNTGKFNDKAYDEVLDKAVKASSLDDRSKLYHQAEAILQQQMPLIPIYYYVRSQMVKPYVGGFQPDLKGDYYSKDIYIIKH; this is encoded by the coding sequence ATGACGATAGACAAGGGTTGGCTGGCATCAATACTGGGTGTATTGAGCCTTACTGCGGTTTCGGTACAGGCGGCTGTGGTGCCTGCCGGCGTACAACTGGCGGATAAACAGGAACTGGTGCGCGCCAACGGTTCTGAACCCGCGTCGCTGGACCCGCATAAAGTGGAAAGCGACGTAGAAGGTAACCTGATCCACGATTTTTTCGAAAAACTGGTGTCGGTGCGCGATGACGGCTCCGTGATGCCGGGCCTGGCGGATCGCTGGGAAAATAAAGATAACCAGGTCTGGACTTTCCATCTGCGCCCGGGGTTGAAATGGTCGGACGGCAGCCCGATCACCGCCGATGACGTGGTGTTCAGCTGGCAGCGTCTGGTGGATCCCAAAACATTGTCGCCGTACCAAACATATGTCAGCAGTATGCATGTGCTGAACGCCGCCGACATCATCGACGGCAAAAAGAGCCCGCAGGAACTGGGCATCAAGGCGCTGGACAAACAGACCGTACAGGTAACGCTGGATCAGCCGCTGTCCTATTTTCTGCCGATGGTGGATCACTATGTGATGATCACCGTCCCTAAAGCGGCGATTGAGAAATTCGGCGACAAGTGGACCCAGACCGCCAATTTTGTCGGCAGCGGCCCGTTTATTCCCTCCGAGTGGGTGGTTAACGAGCGCATCACCGCCAAGCGTAACCCCAACTATTGGGATAATGCCCACACCGTGCTGAACAAGGTGACGTATCTGGTAATTGTCTCCAACACCGCCGAAGTGAACCGCTATAAAGCCGGGGAAGTGGACGCGACTTACACTATGCCCAATCAGTTGTTTAAATCGCTGAAAGAAGAATTGCCGAATGAAGTGAAAGTCACGCCTTATCTCTCAACTTACCTCTACCGCTTCAATACTCAGAAACCGCCGTTTAATGACGCACGAGTCAGACGCGCGCTGGATCTGGCGCTGGATAAGAGCGTGATTGCCGACAAGGTGCTGGGGCAAGGCCAGGTGCCGGCTTATAACTATGTGCCGCGCGGTATGGCCGGCTATACCAGCAACCAGCCGGAATGGGCCGCTTGGACGCAGCAGCAGCGCAATGCAGAAGCGAAAAAATTGCTGAAGGAAGCGGGCTACGACGACAGCCATCCGCTGAAATTCCAGTTGCTGTACAACACCTCCGAATCGCACCAGAAGATCGCCATCGCCGCCGCGTCAATGTGGAAGCAGAATCTCGGCGCGGAAGCCACCTTGTTGAATCAGGAATGGAAAACGCTGCTGGATACCTCTCGTACCGGCAACTTCGAGGTGGTGAGAAGCTCCTGGGGCGCCGACTATAACGAGCCGACGACCTATTTCGATACCCTGCGCACCAACGACAGCAACAACACCGGCAAATTCAATGATAAAGCCTATGACGAGGTGCTGGATAAAGCGGTGAAAGCGTCGTCGCTGGATGACCGCAGCAAACTCTATCATCAGGCGGAGGCTATCCTGCAACAGCAGATGCCGCTGATCCCGATTTACTACTACGTGCGCAGCCAGATGGTGAAGCCGTATGTGGGCGGGTTCCAACCCGATTTGAAAGGGGATTACTACAGTAAGGATATTTACATTATCAAGCATTGA
- the acnA gene encoding aconitate hydratase AcnA, producing the protein MSSQSYRDACLATLTVHKQTYQYWRLPLAAQRLGNLDRLPKSLKILLENLLRHLDGDTVQEADLQALADWQRDGHADREITFHPARVLMQDFTGVPAVVDLAAMRDAVQRLGGQVSRVNPLTPVDLVIDHSVTVDHFGDEHALVENTRLEMTRNHERYAFLRWGQKAFRHFRVVPPGTGICHQVNLEYLAKAVWSRQQDDVLLAYPDTLVGTDSHTTMINGLGVLGWGVGGIEAEAAMLGQPVSMLIPDVVGVRLSGKLREGITATDLVLTVTQMLRQHGVVGKFVEFFGDGLDHLPLADRATLANMAPEYGATCGFFPIDDITLDYLRLTNRGDEQVALVEAYCREQGLWRHPGDEPRFSSVLELDMASVETSLAGPKRPQDRVTLAEAPGAFNASRELELTTENRATAASAAQEKDKPARLAHGAVVIAAITSCTNTSNPSVLIAAGLLARNAVARGLKVKPWVKTSLAPGSRVVSDYLELARLTEPLAQLGFHLVGYGCTTCIGNSGPLPEAIESAIREDDLTVAAVLSGNRNFEGRIHPLVKTNWLASPPLVVAYALAGNMSLDLTRDPLGEDAQGQPVYLRDIWPSADAVADTVQTVSAGLFSKAYASVFDGTPEWQAIEVGEEQTYHWPVDSTYIRRTPFFDDMQKTPAPVQDIRGAHILAMLGDSVTTDHISPAGSIRPDSPAGRYLQDQGVAPPAFNAYGARRGNHEVMMRGTFANVRIRNDMVPGKEGGFTRHVPSQEVTTIYDAAVRYREQHIPLAVIAGKEYGSGSSRDWAAKGPRLLGVRVVIAESFERIHRSNLIGMGILPLEFLNGESRKTLHLTGDERIEVLDLSDLTPGATVAVTITRPDGESRIIQTRCRIDIATELTYFRHDGILHYVIRRMLGDSPHA; encoded by the coding sequence ATGTCATCTCAATCTTATCGTGATGCTTGTCTCGCTACCCTTACGGTCCACAAGCAAACTTACCAATACTGGCGTTTACCGCTGGCGGCGCAACGGCTGGGGAACCTTGATCGGCTACCCAAGTCGTTGAAGATTCTGCTGGAGAATCTGCTGCGCCATCTGGACGGCGACACGGTGCAGGAAGCCGATCTGCAGGCGCTGGCGGACTGGCAGCGCGACGGTCATGCGGACCGCGAAATCACCTTTCATCCCGCCAGAGTGCTGATGCAGGATTTTACCGGCGTGCCGGCGGTGGTGGATCTGGCGGCGATGCGCGACGCGGTGCAGCGGCTGGGCGGGCAGGTCAGCCGGGTGAATCCGTTGACGCCGGTGGATCTGGTCATCGACCATTCGGTCACGGTGGATCATTTCGGCGATGAACACGCGCTGGTGGAAAACACTCGTCTGGAGATGACCCGCAACCACGAGCGTTACGCTTTTCTGCGCTGGGGACAAAAAGCCTTTCGGCATTTTCGCGTAGTACCGCCGGGCACCGGTATCTGCCATCAGGTCAATCTGGAGTATCTGGCGAAGGCGGTCTGGAGTCGGCAGCAGGACGATGTGCTGCTGGCTTACCCGGATACGCTGGTCGGCACCGATTCGCACACCACCATGATCAATGGGCTTGGCGTGCTGGGCTGGGGCGTCGGCGGTATCGAGGCGGAAGCGGCGATGCTGGGTCAGCCGGTTTCGATGCTGATCCCCGATGTGGTCGGGGTGCGGTTGAGCGGCAAATTGCGCGAAGGCATCACCGCCACCGATTTAGTGCTGACGGTGACCCAGATGCTGCGCCAGCACGGCGTGGTGGGGAAATTTGTCGAATTTTTCGGTGACGGTCTGGACCATCTGCCGCTGGCGGATCGCGCCACGCTGGCTAACATGGCGCCGGAGTACGGCGCTACCTGCGGTTTTTTTCCGATCGACGACATCACGCTGGATTACCTGCGGCTGACCAACCGCGGCGACGAGCAGGTCGCGCTGGTGGAGGCGTATTGCCGCGAGCAGGGCTTATGGCGTCATCCGGGCGATGAGCCGCGTTTCAGCAGTGTGCTGGAACTGGACATGGCGAGCGTTGAAACCAGCCTGGCCGGCCCCAAACGGCCACAGGACCGGGTGACGCTGGCCGAGGCGCCGGGTGCGTTCAACGCCAGTCGGGAACTGGAGTTAACGACGGAAAACCGGGCGACCGCCGCATCGGCAGCGCAGGAAAAGGACAAGCCAGCGCGGCTGGCGCACGGCGCGGTGGTGATCGCCGCCATCACCTCCTGTACCAATACTTCGAACCCCAGCGTGTTGATTGCGGCGGGATTGCTGGCGCGGAATGCCGTCGCGCGCGGGCTGAAGGTTAAACCCTGGGTGAAAACCTCGCTGGCGCCCGGCTCCCGGGTGGTGTCAGACTATCTGGAACTGGCCAGGTTGACCGAACCGCTGGCGCAATTGGGTTTTCATCTGGTGGGATATGGTTGTACCACCTGCATCGGCAATTCCGGGCCGTTGCCGGAAGCCATCGAAAGCGCCATTCGTGAGGATGACCTGACCGTGGCGGCGGTGTTGTCCGGTAACCGTAACTTTGAAGGGCGCATTCATCCGCTGGTGAAAACTAACTGGCTGGCCTCGCCGCCGTTGGTGGTGGCCTACGCGCTGGCCGGGAACATGTCCCTGGACCTGACCCGCGATCCGCTGGGTGAGGACGCGCAGGGGCAGCCGGTTTATCTGCGCGATATCTGGCCGTCTGCCGATGCGGTGGCGGATACGGTACAGACGGTCAGCGCCGGGCTGTTCAGCAAAGCCTATGCGTCGGTGTTTGATGGCACGCCCGAATGGCAGGCAATTGAGGTGGGCGAGGAGCAGACCTACCACTGGCCGGTGGACTCTACCTACATTCGGCGTACGCCGTTCTTCGACGATATGCAGAAAACACCCGCGCCGGTGCAGGATATTCGCGGCGCGCACATTCTGGCGATGCTGGGCGATTCGGTCACCACCGATCATATCTCGCCCGCAGGCAGCATCCGGCCTGACAGCCCGGCCGGGCGTTATCTGCAAGATCAGGGCGTCGCGCCGCCGGCGTTTAACGCTTACGGCGCGCGGCGCGGCAACCATGAGGTGATGATGCGCGGCACCTTTGCCAATGTGCGCATCCGCAACGATATGGTGCCAGGCAAAGAGGGCGGTTTCACCCGGCATGTGCCGTCGCAGGAGGTGACAACGATCTATGACGCGGCGGTACGCTACCGCGAGCAGCACATACCACTGGCGGTGATCGCCGGGAAGGAGTATGGCTCGGGTTCCAGCCGCGACTGGGCAGCCAAAGGCCCGCGCCTGCTGGGCGTACGGGTGGTGATTGCCGAGTCATTTGAGCGTATTCACCGTTCTAACCTGATTGGGATGGGGATTTTACCGCTGGAGTTTCTGAATGGCGAAAGCCGCAAAACGCTACACCTGACCGGCGACGAGCGGATTGAGGTCCTTGATCTGTCAGACCTGACGCCGGGGGCGACGGTTGCGGTGACGATCACCCGACCGGATGGCGAGTCGCGGATTATTCAGACCCGCTGTCGTATCGATATCGCCACCGAACTAACCTATTTCCGCCATGACGGCATTTTGCACTACGTTATTCGCCGTATGCTTGGTGATTCGCCGCATGCCTGA
- the gstA gene encoding glutathione transferase GstA, translated as MKLYYKPGSCSLFPHIILHETRTKFTLVKVDLRTKKTEQGDDYLLINPKGLVPALALDDGTILTETIAIALYLADKAPQYNLIAPSSTIHHYRAIEWLAYISTELHKSFTPLFRPGTPELYKDLLKSYLEQRFRYLNQVLSEHDYLVGNRFGVADAYLFTICRWAHDLKFDLIQFPALTAYLERVSGRPAVEKALTAEGLDVKY; from the coding sequence ATGAAACTCTATTACAAACCGGGAAGTTGCTCACTGTTTCCTCACATTATTCTGCACGAGACCCGGACCAAGTTCACGCTGGTGAAAGTCGACCTGCGCACCAAAAAAACCGAGCAGGGAGATGATTACCTGCTGATCAACCCGAAAGGCCTGGTGCCGGCGCTGGCGTTGGATGACGGCACCATTCTGACGGAAACCATTGCCATCGCCCTGTATCTGGCGGACAAAGCACCGCAATACAATCTGATCGCGCCGTCCAGCACGATTCATCATTATCGCGCCATCGAGTGGCTGGCCTACATCTCCACTGAACTGCACAAGTCCTTCACGCCGCTGTTCCGCCCCGGCACGCCGGAGCTGTACAAAGATTTGCTGAAAAGCTATCTGGAGCAACGTTTCCGCTATCTGAACCAGGTATTGAGCGAACACGACTATCTGGTAGGCAACCGCTTTGGCGTCGCCGACGCCTACTTGTTCACCATCTGTCGCTGGGCGCACGATCTGAAATTCGACCTGATTCAGTTCCCGGCGCTGACGGCTTATCTGGAACGAGTATCCGGGCGGCCGGCGGTGGAAAAAGCGCTGACGGCGGAAGGGCTTGACGTCAAATACTGA
- the pdxY gene encoding pyridoxal kinase PdxY produces MKNILSIQSHVVFGHAGNSAAEFPMRRMGVNVWPLNTVQFSNHTQYGQWTGCVMPADHLTEIAQGISNIDHLKDCDAVLSGYIGSPEQGGHILEVVRRVKAANPRAIYFCDPVMGTPEKGCIVPAGVTDFHCNQSLLASDMIAPNLPELELLSGRSVHTVDEAVQASRELCRRGPKLVLVKHLSRAAASKDSFEMLLVTPEDAWHIQRPLVDFGPRQPVGVGDLTSGLLLVNLLKGVAPEKALEHTTAAVYEVMLVTKEMEQYELQLVAAQDGIVQPRHHFQAVRL; encoded by the coding sequence ATGAAAAACATACTGTCGATTCAGTCTCACGTGGTTTTCGGTCATGCCGGCAACAGCGCGGCGGAGTTTCCCATGCGCCGGATGGGCGTGAATGTCTGGCCGTTGAATACCGTGCAATTTTCCAACCATACCCAATATGGTCAGTGGACCGGTTGCGTGATGCCGGCCGATCATCTGACCGAGATTGCTCAGGGCATCAGTAATATCGATCATCTGAAGGACTGCGATGCAGTATTGAGCGGGTATATCGGTTCGCCGGAGCAGGGCGGGCATATTCTGGAAGTGGTACGCCGGGTGAAAGCCGCCAATCCGCGCGCCATCTACTTCTGCGACCCGGTAATGGGGACGCCGGAAAAAGGTTGTATCGTACCGGCGGGCGTGACCGATTTTCATTGTAATCAGTCACTGCTGGCGAGCGATATGATTGCCCCCAACCTGCCGGAGCTGGAACTGCTGAGCGGCCGCAGCGTGCATACGGTGGATGAGGCGGTGCAGGCCAGCCGCGAGCTGTGCCGGCGCGGGCCGAAGCTGGTGCTGGTCAAGCATTTGAGCCGCGCTGCCGCCAGCAAGGACAGCTTTGAGATGCTGCTGGTGACGCCGGAAGATGCCTGGCATATCCAGCGTCCGCTGGTGGATTTCGGGCCGCGCCAGCCGGTTGGCGTGGGCGACCTGACCAGCGGTCTGCTGCTGGTGAATCTGCTGAAAGGCGTTGCGCCGGAAAAAGCGCTGGAACATACCACCGCGGCGGTCTATGAAGTGATGCTGGTGACGAAAGAAATGGAGCAGTACGAACTGCAACTGGTGGCGGCACAGGATGGCATTGTGCAGCCACGCCATCATTTCCAGGCCGTTCGTCTCTAA